One segment of Panthera leo isolate Ple1 chromosome A3, P.leo_Ple1_pat1.1, whole genome shotgun sequence DNA contains the following:
- the SYS1 gene encoding protein SYS1 homolog isoform X5 has translation MAGQFRSYVWDPLLILSQIVLMQTVYYGSLGLWLALVDGLVRSSPSLDQMFDAEILGFSTPPGRLSMMSFILNALTCALGLLYFIRRGKQCLDFTVTVHFFHLLGCWFYSSRFPSALTWWLVQAVCIALMAVIGEYLCMRTELKEIPLNSAPKSNV, from the exons ATGGCGGGCCAGTTCCGCAGCTACGTGTGGGACCCGTTGCTGATCCTGTCGCAGATCGTCCTCATGCAGACAGTCTATTACGGCTCGCTGGGCCTGTGGCTGGCGCTGGTGGACGGGCTGGTGCGCAGCAGTCCCTCGCTGGACCAGATGTTCGACGCCGAG ATCCTGGGCTTTTCCACCCCTCCAGGCCGGCTCTCCATGATGTCCTTCATCCTCAACGCCCTCACCTG TGCTCTGGGCTTGCTGTACTTCATCCGGCGAGGGAAGCAGTGTCTGGATTTCACTGTCACTGTCCATTTCTTTCACCTCCTGGGCTGCTGGTTCTACAGCTCCCGTTTCCCCTCGGCGCTGACCTGGTGGCTGGTCCAAGCCGTGTGCATTGCGCTCATGGCTGTCATCGGGGAGTACCTGTGCATGCGGACGGAGCTCAAGGAGATCCCCCTCAACTCAGCCCCTAAATCCAATGTCTAG
- the SYS1 gene encoding protein SYS1 homolog isoform X6, with product MAGQFRSYVWDPLLILSQIVLMQTVYYGSLGLWLALVDGLVRSSPSLDQMFDAEILGFSTPPGRLSMMSFILNALTWS from the exons ATGGCGGGCCAGTTCCGCAGCTACGTGTGGGACCCGTTGCTGATCCTGTCGCAGATCGTCCTCATGCAGACAGTCTATTACGGCTCGCTGGGCCTGTGGCTGGCGCTGGTGGACGGGCTGGTGCGCAGCAGTCCCTCGCTGGACCAGATGTTCGACGCCGAG ATCCTGGGCTTTTCCACCCCTCCAGGCCGGCTCTCCATGATGTCCTTCATCCTCAACGCCCTCACCTG